A stretch of Brassica napus cultivar Da-Ae chromosome C6, Da-Ae, whole genome shotgun sequence DNA encodes these proteins:
- the LOC106375710 gene encoding serine/threonine-protein phosphatase PP2A-5 catalytic subunit-like, with protein MPETGDIDRQIEQLMECKALSEAEVKTLCEQARAILVEEWNVQPVKCPVTVCGDIHGQFYDLIELFKIGGSSPDTNYLFMGDYVDRGYYSVETVSLLVALKVRYRDRLTILRGNHESRQITQVYGFYDECLRKYGNANVWKHFTDLFDYLPLTALIESQVFCLHGGLSPSLDTLDNIRSLDRIQEVPHEGPMCDLLWSDPDDRCGWGISPRGAGYTFGQDIATQFNHTNGLSLISRAHQLVMEGYNWCQEKNVVTVFSAPNYCYRCGNMAAILEIDENMDQNFLQFDPAPRQVEPETTRKTPDYFL; from the exons ATGCCGGAGACGGGAGACATCGATCGTCAGATCGAGCAGCTGATGGAGTGTAAAGCGTTGTCCGAGGCGGAGGTGAAGACGCTGTGCGAGCAAGCGAGGGCGATTCTGGTGGAGGAGTGGAATGTTCAGCCGGTTAAGTGTCCGGTCACCGTCTGCGGCGACATCCACGGCCAGTTTTACGATCTGATTGAGCTTTTTAAGATCGGTGGTTCTTCGCCTGACACCAATTATCTCTTCATGGGCGATTACGTAG ATCGAGGGTATTATTCTGTGGAGACAGTCTCGCTCTTGGTAGCACTCAAAGTTCGCTACAGAGATAGGCTTACCATCTTAAGAGGGAATCACGAAAGCCGCCAAATTACTCAAGT GTATGGATTTTATGATGAGTGCTTGAGAAAATATGGAAATGCTAATGTCTGGAAACACTTCACTGACCTTTTTGATTATCTTCCTCTTACAGCTCTCATCGAGAGTCAG GTTTTCTGTTTACATGGAGGGCTCTCACCTTCTTTAGATACACTTGACAACATCCGTTCTCTAGATCGAATCCAAGAG GTTCCACATGAAGGACCTATGTGTGATCTGTTATGGTCCGATCCAGATGATCGATGCGGTTGGGGAATATCTCCTCGTGGCGCAGGCTACACGTTCGGACAAGATATCGCTACTCAGTTTAACCACACCAATGGACTCAGTCTGATCTCAAGAGCACACCAACTTGTCATGGAAGGTTATAATTGGTGCCAAGAAAAGAACGTTGTGACTGTGTTTAGCGCCCCAAACTATTGCTACCGATGCGGCAACATGGCTGCTATTCTAGAGATAGACGAGAACATGGACCAGAACTTCCTTCAGTTCGATCCAGCCCCACGTCAAGTAGAACCCGAAACTACACGCAAAACTCCAGATTACTTTTTGTAA